One window of Nymphaea colorata isolate Beijing-Zhang1983 chromosome 1, ASM883128v2, whole genome shotgun sequence genomic DNA carries:
- the LOC116246184 gene encoding cytokinin riboside 5'-monophosphate phosphoribohydrolase LOG8 gives MERDGVQRFKRVCVFCGSNSGNRKVFSDAAFDLGNELVKRKIDLVYGGGSVGLMGLIARTVLDGGCHVLGVIPTALMPLEISGEAVGDVKTVADMHERKAEMARQADAFIALPGGYGTMEELLEMITWSQLGIHEKPVGLLNVDGYFNALLALFDNGVVEGFIKPDARNIVVSAPTAQELILKMEEYKPLHKHVAPRKSWEIEQLGYSKQLGQPE, from the exons ATGGAGCGCGATGGTGTTCAGAGATTCAAGAGAGTTTGCGTTTTCTGCGGGAGCAATTCAGGGAACAGGAAAGTTTTCAGCGATGCTGCTTTTGATTTAGGGAATGAATTG GTGAAACGGAAGATAGATTTGGTTTATGGTGGAGGGAGTGTAGGATTGATGGGTTTGATCGCTAGGACTGTTCTTGATGGTGGTTGCCATGTTCTCGG AGTGATCCCGACAGCCCTCATGCCGCTGGAG ATATCTGGTGAAGCTGTTGGTGATGTGAAGACAGTAGCTGATATGCATGAACGCAAAGCAGAAATGGCACGCCAAGCAGATGCTTTTATTGCTCTCCCTG GAGGATATGGAACCATGGAAGAACTATTGGAGATGATCACTTGGTCACAGCTTGGCATTCATGAAAAACCT GTTGGCTTGTTGAATGTTGATGGATATTTCAATGCCTTGCTTGCATTATTTGATAATGGAGTTGTTGAAGGTTTTATAAAACCAGATGCTCGGAATATAGTTGTATCTGCACCTACTGCACAAGAATTGATACTAAAGATGGAG GAATACAAGCCACTCCATAAGCATGTGGCACCAAGGAAAAGCTGGGAGATCGAGCAACTAGGCTATTCAAAGCAGCTTGGTCAGCCTGAATGA